The following nucleotide sequence is from Trifolium pratense cultivar HEN17-A07 linkage group LG2, ARS_RC_1.1, whole genome shotgun sequence.
aatattttataagccTAATTCCTTAAACTATGAAGACATACACAGTAGTTTAACCTGCAAAGATATATGTAGAGCTATTTTCCATTGAATGCAACCAAATTTCTAAGACTTACGCTACTATGTTATGCAGGAACATCCTGGAATCAGCAAAAGTGAGAGGAAAAGAATATGTAGGTTAATGGATTGCAGGAAGCTGTCTGCAGAAGCTTGCATGCATGCAGTGCAGAATGAGCGGCTTCCTCTCCGTGTCGTTGTACAGGTTCTCTTCTTTGAGCAGATGAGAGCTTCAACGACATCATCATCAGGAGGCACGAGCACTCCTGATCTTCCCGGTTCTATCAGGGCGTTGCATCCCGGTGAATCTCATGGTAGCTCAAGGTCTACTACCACCAACACAGAAGAGGAATGGGATGCAGTTGCAACTGCAGAAGACATAAAAGTTCTGAAAGGGGAACTCGCTGCACTAAAATTATCAGGCGGAAGTAGCCAGAGTAGTGACAGAAACAGCAACAACAATGCAGAAAAAGTTGCTGCTAACAAAATGAAAGGTTTCCTCATGTCAAAGAAAATATTCTCTAAGATTTGGTCCAGCAAAGAAAAAAACGGAGAGATTACTAGCTCTGATACATCCGAAAGCCCTGCTTCTACAGTTGTTGAGGAGACGAAGTCTACGCCGTCTAGAAGTAGGAGGCAATCAGTATCTTAAAATCTACCTTTTCTGCAGACTTCAAGCACCGTTGCATCGCTGTATAATTGTTGATCACTTTGGTAGCATTAGGAGATATAGCTTACTTGACATCTTCTAGCTGATACTGATTGTGGCTTAAGGTATGAAGGTTTTTTGTGGCTACATCTTATCGAAGGAACCGGTTTTGTTGTAGTATAATGAGAGAAGGATTATCATTGACTTATGAACTGCTAAGACTAAGACAAAATTTGTAAGCATTTTAAGATATAAGGTTAACTAACTAGAATCAAGTGCTAATGAGCTTATATAACTAACTAAAATCAAATGTTAGGCTCAATTGCCTAGTCTAGTTTGTATTGGTTCTTAAGTAACTTGCATTACACCACTGTTTTGTTGGGTTTAGCTGGTGTTTTCACTAATTTTCACCTACTTTGATTGTTATGCTACAGCATAGACATTGTTGCAATTTCTTACGAGGGAATTTCACTTGATAGGTTTTGACATTTTACTGTAGTAACTACAATTATTAACGCATGCATTTGATTTGAataaggaataaaataaaataatgttggCAACACAATTTGCTCCTAATCGCTACTCGTTTCAAAGGCACACAATTTGTGCACCGGTAAAAACACTAGTTGGCGACATTTTTATCCTCGTCACACCACTCTCATCCTCCTATAGCAACATAGATCTGACATTGTTGTTGAGGGCCAAACCCGATGTTCCAACCTATTTCACTATCGTAGGGAGAGACGAAGAAGGTGGGGAGGTTGGTGCGCAACAAGTCAGCAACATAGTCATAGAAAGGCAATTTGTGATGAGCTTTACATATATCTAGTTGTTCCAGCTAGGCTTTGAAACATATCTATGTAAACAATTGCATAGTAAGATTGTCAAACGAAACGAATCTCTCTAAATTGTGGAGATGCCCTAGAGCGCGTATTAAAGACAAATTTTCGGATTGTTgtggtaggaaaaaaaaaaatcaatttttaccaaaagaaaatcaaataacttagagaaaaacaaaacttaCAAATTATTACCATAAAACTATTctataaaatcttatttatatcGATAAATAGTAGGTAAAAAGTATAAATTCAAAGAAAACATGGTGTTATCATAAGATTAAATGAAATGTTAGGTAGCTGCATAactaaattcaaaaaataatcaCCATGCCCTTTTAATCATCTATTTTGATGTATGATTAGGACAAATAATGATCAATTTTCCTTTTGCTTTTCCTTGTCTTTGAAGAGTGTCACTCAAGTGGTTGATTTTTATAAACATGTGTACCTTATTACAACGACAACATTAATTGGAACATTGTCATCACGGCAGAAGTGATCACACATGTCAAATCCCatcttagtattttttaatcaaTCCACCTTAATATAGAGATAGACTCGTATTTAAGAGGTACAATAGACCCAATTATCAGTGGAGTTTTTATAACTTGACCTTGGAATCGAATGATTTgactaaataaatatttttgtaaactcATTTCACTAaatataatttacttattaatttttactttttaaaagctTAGTTATTTCGAAAATATCTTagcttacttaaaaaaaaaaatatgccgTGCTATATTAACTTCAACTCTTCAAGTTTATAGTTAACCAGctatttatctttttcttaGAGCATATTTAAAAAGAGTATCATAGAGAATTTCATAGACAAATGATCTAtaccttatttaattttatcattgaaGTTCTATGACGTAACATAGagtgtatcaaaattgatgatacggtactTTATTTAAAGTAtcatatcatcaatttaatattacttttttaattAAGACAAAGTTAAAAGCATAAATATAAAAGGGATCACTAgttattaatgtatgatactcaatGTGTTATCAccattaaaacaaaatatgtatgagttgtaTAAGTATTACACTagttagtaatgtatgataaTTAAAGTGGTATCATCGATGAAGATGCTCTAAATGTCCTACAAGCCCAAACCAGTTAAATGATTAGTCAAATAAACCTATACATAGTGGAAAAGGAAGAGGAGAAACTCACAATTTTCTGTCTCTCTTCTTACACGGCAAATTGATATATCTGTCCTTCATATGACTATTTGTCTCTGGCCAATTTTATTAAACTCTATTAATGTGACTTGGAGAGTGGACCTTTACACCTAATTTATGTTTAATCAGTGACAATTAGGCAAAGACTTAATTAGCATGTTCGATCCCAACCTTGCCTACCACTTCATACACGTATATATATGATTGACTAATACCAATACTAGCGTGCTTATACTTTAATGTATGTggggtttaattttttttaatgttttttggtATTTCTCTGAGAATTTCTCAATGAAATATACTCCAGTAATTCAGAGTTCAACCATaaggtaaataaaatttgattaaaaataattccTACCAAATTAGAATCGAATTTAGGTTCACCAAAACAATTTGTCATAGGGATATTTGAGCTCAATGTCGGCATTGTCTTGGTTGGAGTTTAATTATTGATTGTTGTATGATGAGAAAAATCAAACTTGCATGGGTTTGTTACTATAATTTAATGTATGTGgagtttaattattaattattgtatgATAAGAGTAATCAAACTTGCATGGGTTCGTTGAATTTGCCAAATTATAATATGAAGACTGATCTTGATATATGTATAGAGTCTATAGACTAGTATAGAGTTAAGTAAGTCAATTAAttggatttttgtttttcttgaagGAAGCGCGGAAAGATTGAGACAGGAATCCCattctctttttcttatttGGTGTTAATCTATATTATACTCCTATTTGtttgttgaatttgatttcGGGTaacatgtaatttatttttaagtataaACAATCTAAAAGAGTTGAATATGACAATGTTAAACTAAACACATTCATTTGAATTCAAATTAAGATATTGCagttatatatgaattttaggtggtatttaatgatttatttgcataaaaaaatgtcaaatggTTACAAtttgttggtatttcaagtgtgagttgagtctcacatcggataAAACAATGAATGTTGAAAGATTTATAAGTGAGATAACCCATAAACATAACACCTttaggttttgggttaaaggtGTCCAACTAActtgtgaagttgttcaagGTCCGATGTGATGATCCCGAACCCCTCAAGACCCAACACAATTTTAGGTGAAAAGTTTTGAACCTACTAGCACTAGACAAATTTAAAATTGGAAAGGTTGACCCGAATGCATTGTCATGGAAGTAGGCAAACTCTGTACGTGATCAATTCCTGgtccatcttttttttttatattttgactgAAATTTACCATGTTATCTCTTTAAATATATGTacactctatatatatatatatatatatatatatatatatatatatatatatatatatatatatatatatatatatatatatatatatatatatatatcttgttAATAAGTCAATGTCCTGGCGAAACAAGAGCTGAATTTTAAAACCATTGGGAAAATGTAGAGAGAAGTAGCTTAAGAAGGAAAATATACTTTGCATGCCAAAttatttagtttaataataagaaataactgtgtcaaaaaaataaaataacaagtACCTTAATTATTTAGCTTTATTTAAACGGATATTAgacataaatttttttgtgaaCCTTGAATGTTCTATATGGAAAATTTATTCCATAAAATAAGTAGCCAGTCTCCCGAAAGGTCACTTGGTTGAGGACTTGTCCCAAAGTTTAGAGAAACTCGGTTCGAGATCCGGCACCGAGAAAAAAATGTGATGCAAGtaagaaaatgagaaagaaaGGATAAATGGAACTTTGTTCACAATTTGCGCTGCTAGGATAAATTTAACGGCAcatgtgagttttttttttaaaaaaaaactcggaGTCCAATtgaagttaaaataaaatttcgtTTGAactgatttaataaaaaaattaacaccggaaaaattcttaaattagggatttaaaaaaaatagcacatttcaaaatctcaaatttgTGCTATCCAATTATTTGAgttgatatttattttggtGCAAATACCATTTTAGCTTAATACTTGATCTGAAAAGCTTTGAACTCAATTCTTAGAATAATAGTGAATATGTAAAAAGTGATAGATGACCAACGACACTAGTCCTCTATATATAGGCCCCCAACCTATCAAATATGGTGAGAATATCTCTGAGTGGGCGGGGAGCATATTTAGCTCCGCTCCACTCCCTTGACGTGTCTCATATCTCTTATTTAATGGATATGACTagtcattcttttttttttttttttgaaatcatGACTCAGCCATTCTTATCTAATGGATTAACGAAAGAGACAATATATATTAGAGTTTTTGGACGTATTTCATCCAAACTTCGGGTCTTatccaatttatacacaaaaatttatttttttagattcattgaaaaatataaactaaatacataattttttaataaatctatAAAGTGAGTTTTTACATGACcgaaaaaattataagctaaATTCCATGTTACAAATTTTCCTTCGTTTTCTTTTTGTCAAGTCACACTAGTTTGTTAGCTTGAAAGTCCAAAAGCTAAAAGGACATAAAGTCACCATTCACTCCATAACAAAATTTCACTTGCGAGTCACAGTAAATGGATTGTGACCACTAAATAACGAGAAGGCATCCAAGTGCAACATGGAACGGAAGTAGGAGGATAAAACTGTCGCGTCGCAAACCTGCGTGTGTAACGGTAAGAACTAATTTCtcgaattttataaattattataaatgttACATTTGCAAATACAATATGATGGCTAGTGCTACGGTGAACCATTTTCATATAAGTGGTCCACTGCGGATCGGtatttaaaattatcaaaaattatAACGACTatcgataatattttttaagataaaaaactacaattctCATGTCTAGTGACATGATTGAAGTCATTTTCATACAtatattacatttttatttttcgttGTTTTAGTTAAACCGGTATCAACtaaatcattattttaattgtaaaaatGAGAATGatcattaatttatatattttcaaacaacAATGTATATcaccgttgaaatttaaaatatttttttaagaattggtCCACGAATGATACATTCTTCAAACAAccaaaattatttgttttgtcaAAACATTGAaccttcaaaacaaaaatatatattgcattTGCTTGCAGCCATCGTCGTATTCTTGTCCCTGGTCAGCTacgttacattttttttttattaagagctACACGTTACATATTGAAACACCCAAGGAATCGATAAAGACTCATTTAAAGGTCAAcataaagaataaagaaataaatacaAAGTCacaactttttaaataaataaaaaatattacaaagtCACACTGctctttcatattattattttacggAGCTTCTATTCAATTATTTCATCGCTCACCTAAGAGAAAGAACCAACGTCAAATAACTCAAGTcaagttcttattttatttcatacATACAAGAAAATATAAAGCATGTCCACCTATATAAAGTATGTTAGATCATTTAAAATAACAtatcttcatattttttttcataaaaaaaggaagaaaaataaCATATCTTCCTATTTTAATACTATCAAAAGAGAACCTCAAAAAGGACAAATATCGCTAACAATTAGCTTAATGTAGGAGCCATTTGACCCACATATGCTTCCCCCATTaagaaaaataccaaaaacaaaatcaataatgaaacaaacaaacttGGGCATGATGAGATCTTTGGCTTGGCTGCGTGCATATAATCATCAAACGACAAAagatattataaatattatttgtattgtGTCAAAAGGTTTAAGAAAAGTTTGGCTACATATGACATGtccaaacaaaattatattgGAATTCATACAATAGATGATATCACGCACCTCATCTTAAAGCCACATATTTCCCATTATAGAACTTTGCATGTAGCTAGCATATAGATTccaaatatttatattattttgtagaATATATGAATATTACTTATTATACAATTAAGCATGTCCATATATGATATAGATAAATAATGCTAAAATAGCTACAAATAGCTAATTCTTATAACGACAAAATTATGTGAATGGAGAATGGGGATATTCCTTCAACTTAACTAACAAAAATTCACATATATCTCAATTATCTTCTTTAAGTCCAATCCCATCTTCTAATAAGACACTAACCTAACTAGATAATATATTTCTAAAGTATACACTTTTAAAGGACAAaggaaaaaacagaaaaaaacaAGATTAAGAATAGAAAAACTTATTCAATAGGACAAGGcaaaatcataattttaaatTGCAGTCTCGATAATTGAAAGTGgcacaatataaaaaattatgaaaatatctACAACAATATCGCAACTGCAATTTTAAACCCATAAAAGTTCCTAAGATAACAGTGCGACCACAATCGTACTTTAAAAGTATGGACTAGTTTTCTTAAACCTCTCTAGGGTCCACAAAAATGGAGGTTCCAGGAACAGATTTGGTCCAATCACCAATAGAACCGTCACTATAGTCTTCAACAAGTCTCTTAATACACCACAAATCCGCGCAAGATAGCATTTTCCAATGAGGTATCCCAAACCTCAACGGTTCACATGAAGCAACCTCAGTAGCCACAACTCCACACCCACATTCCATAGCCAAATTATGAGCAAACCCACAAAGAGCCTTAACCATCTTAACCTTCTTTGGGCCTTCACCACCAATCCCATATAGAAAATGAAACCCAAAAGGCCTAAACAAATTCGGAACCGACGGTAATTTCAACCACGGCAAAGCCCGATCCAAAACCCGCGTCGTTTTACAAAATGCACGTCTCATGCGTGACGCGCCACGTACCTCTAGCTTAAAAACTTCCTTAGAATTCCAAACACTTAAAATAGCCCAAGAACATGGTGGGCCCAAAAGAAAACTATCTGGGCCGGGCCATGTTTCAACATTGTAGGACCCACGTGGTACGGCAAGAAATGTACCAAGACTAAGTTTGTTATTAAGAACCGCATCAATGTCGTTAGGAAAAAACTCAGTGGTGGCAAAACGGTTACGGTAGAGAATAACGGCGTCTGACGGAGTT
It contains:
- the LOC123906335 gene encoding probable N-acetyltransferase HLS1-like, yielding MSDELVLVREFEVNKDRERVEEVERTCEVGPSNKLSLFTDMLGDPICRLRHSPSYLMLVAEIDEEIVGMIRGCIKTVTCGKKFSRKSTKQHPVYTKLAYILGLRVSPNQRRMGIGLKLVKKMEAWFKDNGAEYSYMATETENLPSVKLFTEKCGYSKFRTPSILVNPVFAHKTKISPNVTIIPLTPSDAVILYRNRFATTEFFPNDIDAVLNNKLSLGTFLAVPRGSYNVETWPGPDSFLLGPPCSWAILSVWNSKEVFKLEVRGASRMRRAFCKTTRVLDRALPWLKLPSVPNLFRPFGFHFLYGIGGEGPKKVKMVKALCGFAHNLAMECGCGVVATEVASCEPLRFGIPHWKMLSCADLWCIKRLVEDYSDGSIGDWTKSVPGTSIFVDPREV